A stretch of the Actinomyces faecalis genome encodes the following:
- a CDS encoding ABC transporter ATP-binding protein, translating to MIRFDNIEVAFGDFVAIPNLSLEIPEGSFFTLLGPSGCGKTTALRTLAGLVTPTRGAIWIDGKDVTRLPPDKRQLGMVFQNYALFPTMSVWDNIAFGLKVAKLSSEEISERVAAIAREVQLTDAQLHRNISEMSGGQQQRVAIARALVMRPKILMLDEPLSNLDARLRHQLRLQLKDMQRHFGITRVYVTHDQTEALSMSDGIAVMDAGTIQQAGTPREVYSRPSNEFVCTFIGDANALPVDSLVAAGMRTRATAAYVRVERVGICPAGDGLSGATPSPSGTRARPLGDGRGVLELHGRIADTRYEGIMTTYLVDVGHEQPVKVVVKEDGRTVLAVGDHCVLTVHEDDILLYGA from the coding sequence ATGATTCGCTTTGACAATATTGAAGTCGCCTTCGGGGACTTTGTCGCCATACCTAACCTCAGTCTTGAGATCCCTGAGGGGTCCTTCTTCACCTTGCTCGGCCCGTCCGGGTGCGGGAAGACGACGGCGCTGCGGACCCTGGCCGGGCTCGTCACCCCCACCCGCGGCGCCATCTGGATCGATGGCAAGGACGTGACGCGACTACCTCCGGACAAGCGACAGCTCGGCATGGTCTTCCAGAACTACGCACTGTTTCCCACCATGAGCGTATGGGACAACATTGCCTTCGGGCTGAAGGTGGCCAAGCTGTCCTCAGAGGAGATCTCTGAGCGCGTCGCCGCCATCGCCAGAGAGGTTCAGCTCACTGACGCACAGCTGCATCGCAATATCTCTGAGATGAGTGGTGGCCAGCAGCAGCGTGTGGCGATTGCACGCGCACTGGTCATGCGCCCGAAGATCCTCATGCTCGATGAGCCGCTGTCGAATCTTGACGCGCGACTGCGTCATCAGCTGCGGCTCCAGCTCAAGGACATGCAGCGGCACTTCGGTATCACGCGCGTCTATGTCACCCATGACCAGACTGAGGCGCTCAGTATGTCGGACGGCATCGCCGTCATGGACGCGGGGACGATCCAGCAGGCCGGCACCCCGCGAGAGGTGTACTCGCGTCCGAGTAACGAGTTCGTGTGCACCTTCATTGGTGACGCGAACGCTCTGCCCGTTGACTCCCTCGTCGCCGCAGGTATGCGGACCCGTGCGACTGCGGCATACGTACGCGTCGAGAGAGTCGGCATCTGCCCGGCAGGTGACGGGCTGAGTGGCGCGACGCCGTCGCCGTCAGGTACACGTGCGCGCCCGCTGGGTGATGGGCGCGGAGTGCTTGAGCTGCACGGACGGATCGCGGACACGCGTTACGAAGGGATCATGACCACCTATCTCGTGGACGTCGGTCACGAGCAGCCCGTCAAGGTGGTCGTCAAGGAGGACGGGCGCACCGTCCTCGCTGTCGGGGACCACTGCGTCCTGACCGTCCATGAAGATGACATCCTGCTGTACGGGGCGTGA
- a CDS encoding extracellular solute-binding protein, whose amino-acid sequence MGRIRQLAAALAVAVVPLSLTACSSLINPGASSAGSDSATLTVYSNSVSDGRGEWLKEQAEAAGFSIEYVDAGGGDVYNRIVAEKDAPVADVVFGLNDVFFNKLIEAGTLEQYTPAWADKVSDDVVDTRSFYYPIVKEPIMLVCDRDNLVDGQMPSDWSDLWTKDEFAGAYEVPAKLSGATVQMVMTSILMPYRDADGKLGISQQGWDAVSQWYANGRRAEEGTDLYAQMSQGNVACGQMWLAGKLSRDAEYGIVTDAARPSTGVPIVRQGVAIIKGAKNLDAAKKFADWLGSAEVQAAWSQQFGTAPTNVDALADGSKEAIDFTASFAEQDIDWDFVAKNLDAWVEEVQLNYIK is encoded by the coding sequence ATGGGACGTATCCGTCAGTTGGCAGCGGCTCTCGCGGTTGCCGTGGTTCCTCTTTCCCTCACTGCCTGTTCCAGCCTCATCAACCCAGGGGCGTCATCGGCAGGCTCCGACTCCGCGACCTTGACGGTGTACTCCAACTCCGTGTCCGACGGACGCGGTGAATGGCTGAAAGAACAGGCAGAAGCTGCTGGTTTCAGCATCGAGTACGTTGACGCTGGAGGCGGTGACGTCTACAACCGCATCGTGGCAGAGAAGGACGCGCCGGTCGCTGACGTCGTCTTCGGCCTCAATGACGTCTTCTTCAACAAGCTCATCGAGGCAGGCACCCTCGAGCAGTACACCCCAGCATGGGCTGACAAGGTGAGCGACGACGTCGTCGACACCCGCAGCTTCTACTACCCGATCGTCAAGGAGCCCATCATGCTCGTGTGCGATCGAGACAATCTCGTGGACGGCCAGATGCCGTCAGACTGGTCCGACCTGTGGACAAAAGACGAGTTCGCAGGCGCGTACGAGGTTCCGGCCAAGCTCAGTGGTGCCACCGTCCAGATGGTGATGACATCGATCCTGATGCCCTACCGTGATGCCGATGGAAAGCTGGGTATCTCTCAGCAGGGCTGGGACGCAGTCAGCCAGTGGTACGCCAATGGCCGGCGTGCTGAGGAGGGCACGGACCTCTATGCCCAGATGAGCCAGGGGAATGTCGCCTGCGGGCAGATGTGGCTGGCAGGAAAGCTCAGCCGAGACGCAGAGTACGGCATCGTGACAGATGCTGCGCGTCCCAGCACGGGAGTGCCGATCGTCCGCCAAGGGGTGGCCATTATCAAGGGAGCGAAGAACCTGGACGCCGCGAAGAAATTCGCGGACTGGTTAGGCTCCGCCGAGGTCCAGGCAGCGTGGTCCCAGCAATTCGGCACCGCTCCCACCAATGTCGACGCGCTGGCGGACGGCTCCAAGGAAGCTATCGACTTCACTGCGTCTTTCGCGGAGCAGGACATTGACTGGGACTTCGTGGCGAAGAACCTGGACGCCTGGGTCGAGGAAGTGCAGCTTAACTACATCAAGTGA
- a CDS encoding ROK family protein, whose product MTSDTTLSVDCGGGGIKASVLSSEGAIISRAVRTPTPYPLPPSKLVETITSLAEQLPTADRVTVGMPGMIRHGVVVATPHYITRDGPRSKVLPELVEQWARFDMGQAISSRLGLPALVLNDAEVAGAGVVTGHGCEMIVTLGTGLGNAVFDNGVLAPHVEVSQGPVRWGLTYDDYIGEHERLRLGDAHWSRRVRRVVDALRPMYMWDRLYLGGGNSRRITPLQLSRMGDDVVVVPNEAGMTGGARCWSMARF is encoded by the coding sequence ATGACCAGTGACACCACCCTGTCTGTGGACTGCGGCGGCGGAGGCATCAAAGCCTCCGTCCTCAGCTCCGAGGGCGCCATCATCTCCCGTGCAGTGCGCACGCCGACGCCCTATCCCCTGCCGCCGAGCAAGCTCGTCGAGACGATCACCAGCCTGGCCGAGCAGCTCCCCACCGCCGACCGCGTGACCGTCGGGATGCCAGGAATGATCCGGCACGGCGTCGTCGTCGCCACACCGCACTACATCACCCGCGACGGACCCCGTTCCAAGGTCCTGCCTGAGCTCGTCGAGCAGTGGGCCCGCTTCGACATGGGCCAGGCCATCAGCTCCCGGCTTGGTCTGCCCGCCCTCGTGCTCAACGACGCCGAGGTCGCCGGTGCCGGGGTCGTCACAGGCCACGGGTGCGAGATGATCGTGACCCTTGGAACCGGCCTGGGCAACGCTGTCTTCGACAACGGCGTCCTGGCGCCTCACGTCGAGGTCTCCCAGGGTCCTGTGCGGTGGGGCCTGACCTATGACGACTACATCGGTGAGCACGAGCGCCTGCGACTGGGCGACGCGCACTGGTCGCGCCGCGTGCGCCGGGTCGTCGACGCCCTGCGCCCGATGTACATGTGGGACCGCCTCTACCTGGGCGGAGGCAACTCCCGACGCATCACCCCGTTGCAGCTCTCCCGCATGGGCGACGACGTCGTCGTCGTGCCCAACGAGGCGGGAATGACCGGCGGGGCACGCTGCTGGTCCATGGCGCGGTTCTAG
- the rplQ gene encoding 50S ribosomal protein L17, with protein MPRPTKGPRLGGSAQHERHILANLATQLFIHESITTTEARARRLRPYVEKLISKGKRGDLHARRTVLKKVTDKFAVYRLFEEIAPQLADREGGYTRIVKTAPRKGDNAPMAVISLVLEPVAKQEVVADAVATAKRAAEAAVAKEDKTEAPAAEAKEEYAGAVRLAEGSTDAPDEDHKVKGNEDSMKYHVPGSRWYDATVAEVWFASAEDAEAAGFAPAGGAAAQKVDEA; from the coding sequence ATGCCTCGCCCCACCAAGGGTCCCCGCCTGGGCGGCTCCGCCCAGCACGAGCGCCACATCCTCGCCAACCTCGCGACGCAGCTCTTCATCCACGAGTCCATCACGACCACCGAGGCTCGCGCCCGTCGCCTGCGTCCCTACGTCGAGAAGCTCATCTCCAAGGGCAAGCGCGGCGACCTTCACGCTCGTCGTACCGTCCTGAAGAAGGTCACCGACAAGTTCGCGGTCTACCGCCTCTTCGAGGAGATCGCTCCCCAGCTGGCTGACCGTGAGGGCGGCTACACCCGTATCGTCAAGACCGCTCCGCGTAAGGGCGACAACGCTCCCATGGCCGTGATCTCCCTCGTCCTGGAGCCCGTGGCCAAGCAGGAGGTCGTGGCCGACGCCGTCGCCACCGCCAAGCGCGCCGCCGAGGCCGCCGTGGCCAAGGAGGACAAGACTGAGGCTCCCGCCGCTGAGGCGAAGGAGGAGTACGCCGGCGCCGTGCGCCTGGCTGAGGGCTCCACCGACGCTCCTGACGAGGACCACAAGGTCAAGGGCAACGAGGACTCGATGAAGTACCACGTTCCCGGCTCGCGCTGGTACGACGCCACCGTGGCCGAGGTCTGGTTCGCCTCCGCCGAGGACGCCGAGGCCGCTGGCTTCGCCCCCGCTGGTGGCGCCGCCGCCCAGAAGGTCGACGAGGCCTGA
- a CDS encoding DNA-directed RNA polymerase subunit alpha, whose product MLIAQRPTLSEEVVEEDRRSRFVIEPLEPGFGYTLGNSLRRTLLSSIPGAAVTSVRIDGVPHEFRTIAGVKEDVTQIILNIKEIVLSSENDEPVVMYLRKSGPGVVTAGDITPPAGVEIHNPDLVIANLNEKGKLEIELTVERGRGYVSANQNKDPNGEISRIPVDSIYSPVKKVSYAVEATRVEQRTDFDRLVVDVETKASITPRDALASAGKTLVELFGLARELNVEAEGIEVGPSPMDQALQQDLALMIDELDLQARSSNALKREGIHTVGELVARSEADLLDIRNFGAKSISEIKEKLAELGLSLKGSSVDYIADDDYTNPTFSDEQQA is encoded by the coding sequence GTGCTGATCGCACAGCGACCCACGCTCTCCGAGGAGGTCGTCGAGGAGGACCGCCGCTCGCGGTTCGTCATCGAGCCTCTCGAGCCCGGCTTCGGCTACACCCTGGGCAACTCCCTGCGGCGCACGCTGCTGTCGTCCATCCCGGGCGCGGCGGTCACCAGCGTCCGTATCGACGGAGTTCCCCACGAGTTCCGTACCATCGCCGGCGTCAAGGAGGATGTCACCCAGATCATCCTCAACATCAAGGAGATCGTGCTCTCGTCCGAGAACGACGAGCCGGTCGTCATGTACCTGCGTAAGTCCGGCCCGGGTGTCGTCACCGCTGGTGACATCACGCCGCCGGCAGGCGTGGAGATCCACAACCCTGACCTGGTGATCGCCAACCTCAACGAGAAGGGCAAGCTGGAGATCGAGCTGACCGTCGAGCGTGGTCGTGGCTACGTCTCAGCCAACCAGAACAAGGACCCCAACGGGGAGATCTCCCGCATCCCGGTGGACTCGATCTACTCGCCGGTCAAGAAGGTCTCCTACGCCGTCGAGGCCACCCGTGTGGAGCAGCGCACGGACTTCGACCGTCTCGTCGTCGACGTCGAGACGAAGGCCTCCATCACCCCTCGCGACGCTCTTGCCTCCGCGGGCAAGACCCTCGTCGAGCTCTTCGGCCTGGCCCGTGAGCTCAACGTCGAGGCCGAGGGCATCGAGGTCGGCCCCTCGCCGATGGACCAGGCCCTGCAGCAGGACCTCGCCCTCATGATCGACGAGCTGGACCTGCAGGCCCGTTCCTCCAACGCGCTCAAGCGCGAAGGTATCCACACCGTCGGTGAGCTCGTCGCGCGCAGTGAGGCGGACCTCCTCGACATCCGTAACTTCGGTGCCAAGTCGATCTCCGAGATCAAGGAGAAGCTGGCCGAGCTGGGGCTGTCCCTCAAGGGCTCCTCGGTCGACTACATCGCGGACGACGACTACACCAACCCCACGTTCAGCGACGAGCAGCAGGCCTGA
- the rpsK gene encoding 30S ribosomal protein S11, whose product MPPKNRTTVRKPRRKDRKNVTHGHAYIKSTFNNTIVSLTDPNGAVIAWASSGQVGFKGSRKSTPYAAQLAAEAAARRAQEHGMKKIDVFVKGPGSGRETAIRSLQAAGLEVGSITDVTPQAHNGCRPPKRRRV is encoded by the coding sequence ATGCCTCCCAAGAACCGCACCACCGTGCGTAAGCCGCGTCGCAAGGACCGGAAGAACGTCACCCACGGTCACGCCTACATCAAGTCGACCTTCAACAACACCATCGTCTCCCTGACCGACCCCAACGGCGCCGTCATCGCCTGGGCCTCCTCCGGTCAGGTCGGCTTCAAGGGCTCGCGTAAGTCGACCCCCTACGCTGCCCAGCTCGCCGCTGAGGCTGCTGCCCGTCGTGCCCAGGAGCACGGCATGAAGAAGATCGACGTCTTCGTCAAGGGCCCGGGCTCCGGCCGCGAGACCGCGATCCGCTCCCTCCAGGCCGCTGGCCTGGAGGTCGGCTCCATCACCGACGTCACCCCTCAGGCTCACAACGGCTGCCGTCCGCCCAAGCGCCGTCGCGTCTGA
- the rpsM gene encoding 30S ribosomal protein S13 produces MARISGVDLPREKRVEVALTYIFGIGRTRAHETLAATGVNPDTRVKDLSEDELVLLRNHIDASYQVEGDLRREVQADIRRKIEIGCYQGLRHRRHLPVHGQRTKTNARTRKGPKRTVAGKKKAK; encoded by the coding sequence GTGGCACGTATTTCCGGTGTCGACCTGCCTCGCGAGAAGCGAGTCGAGGTCGCCCTCACGTACATCTTCGGAATCGGGCGCACCCGCGCGCACGAGACCCTCGCCGCCACCGGGGTCAACCCGGACACCCGCGTCAAGGACCTGAGCGAGGACGAGCTCGTCCTGCTGCGTAACCACATCGACGCCAGCTACCAGGTTGAGGGTGACCTTCGCCGCGAGGTCCAGGCGGACATCCGCCGCAAGATCGAGATCGGCTGCTACCAGGGTCTGCGTCACCGCCGCCACCTGCCCGTGCACGGCCAGCGCACCAAGACCAACGCGCGTACCCGTAAGGGCCCCAAGCGCACCGTGGCCGGTAAGAAGAAGGCCAAGTAA
- the rpmJ gene encoding 50S ribosomal protein L36: MKVKPSVKKICDSCKVIRRHGRVMVICENPRHKQRQG; this comes from the coding sequence ATGAAGGTCAAGCCGAGCGTCAAGAAGATCTGTGACAGCTGCAAGGTGATTCGTCGCCACGGCCGCGTCATGGTCATCTGCGAGAACCCGCGGCACAAGCAGCGTCAGGGCTGA
- the infA gene encoding translation initiation factor IF-1 has protein sequence MAKKDGVIEVEGSVVEALPNAMFRVELSNGHVVLAHISGKMRQHYIRILPEDRVVVELSPYDLSRGRIVYRYK, from the coding sequence ATGGCTAAGAAGGACGGCGTCATCGAGGTCGAGGGATCGGTCGTCGAGGCCCTTCCGAACGCGATGTTCCGGGTGGAGCTGAGCAACGGGCACGTCGTGCTCGCGCACATCTCCGGAAAGATGCGGCAGCACTACATCCGCATCCTCCCCGAGGACCGGGTGGTCGTGGAGCTGAGCCCCTACGACCTGTCCCGTGGCCGCATCGTCTACCGGTACAAGTGA
- the map gene encoding type I methionyl aminopeptidase — MLGREQIEIKTPEQVRHMRRAGLVVADIHSALREAVRPGVTTAQLDRVSAEVIESAGAGSNFLGYEGYPATVCISVNDEVVHGIPGPRVLEEGDLVTFDCGAYVLDEDGTQWHADAAFTTVVGGRYASATDSVLDSATHEALWAAIAAVARAAAGEASGRGARLNTVGDTVEEVVVQAARRDGVHLGVLEDYVGHGIGTAMHMAPDVLNYSVTRQGPRLRPGMVLAIEPMLTAGSGAVRELDDGWTVVTEDGSRAAQWEHTVAIVPGGVWVLTASDGGVEGLAPYGIEPLPLR, encoded by the coding sequence GTGCTGGGACGCGAGCAGATTGAGATCAAGACGCCCGAGCAGGTGCGCCACATGCGGCGTGCAGGCCTGGTGGTCGCGGACATCCACTCCGCCCTGCGTGAGGCGGTACGGCCAGGCGTCACGACGGCGCAGCTGGACCGTGTCAGTGCTGAGGTCATCGAGTCCGCCGGCGCAGGCTCGAACTTCCTGGGCTACGAGGGATATCCGGCGACCGTGTGCATCTCGGTCAACGACGAGGTCGTCCACGGCATCCCCGGGCCGCGGGTCCTGGAAGAGGGCGATCTGGTGACCTTCGACTGCGGCGCCTACGTCCTGGACGAGGACGGGACCCAGTGGCACGCAGATGCCGCCTTCACCACCGTGGTCGGGGGACGCTACGCCAGCGCCACTGACAGCGTCCTGGACTCCGCGACGCACGAGGCCCTGTGGGCTGCGATCGCGGCCGTGGCGCGTGCGGCGGCGGGGGAGGCCTCTGGTCGCGGAGCCAGGCTCAACACGGTGGGTGACACGGTTGAGGAGGTCGTGGTGCAGGCAGCGCGACGTGACGGTGTGCACCTGGGCGTCCTTGAGGACTATGTGGGCCACGGCATCGGTACCGCGATGCACATGGCCCCCGACGTCCTGAACTACTCGGTGACGCGTCAGGGACCACGCCTGCGCCCGGGGATGGTGCTGGCTATCGAGCCGATGCTGACCGCCGGCTCCGGTGCGGTCCGTGAGCTCGACGACGGCTGGACCGTCGTGACTGAGGACGGCTCGCGCGCGGCCCAGTGGGAGCACACCGTGGCGATCGTTCCCGGAGGGGTGTGGGTGCTCACGGCATCCGACGGCGGGGTCGAGGGCCTGGCCCCGTACGGCATCGAGCCGCTCCCGCTGCGCTGA
- a CDS encoding adenylate kinase, whose amino-acid sequence MSARMVLLGPPGAGKGTQAARISERLGIPAISTGDIFRANVAGETELGKQAKKYMDAGEYVPDSVTNAMVKDRLVADDAAQGFLLDGYPRTEAQVHELDAMLAEAGLALDVVLEITADAEVVVQRLLKRATEQNRADDTEPVIRRRLEVYAEQTEPLAALYDSKGLLVRVDGIGEIDEVTERIMSALASKGVGA is encoded by the coding sequence ATGAGCGCACGTATGGTCCTCCTCGGCCCTCCCGGGGCCGGCAAGGGCACCCAGGCCGCCCGTATCTCCGAGCGTCTCGGCATTCCGGCCATCTCGACCGGTGACATCTTCCGGGCCAACGTGGCCGGCGAGACCGAGCTCGGCAAGCAGGCCAAGAAGTACATGGACGCAGGCGAGTACGTACCGGACTCGGTCACGAACGCCATGGTCAAGGACCGGCTCGTTGCCGATGACGCCGCACAGGGCTTCCTGCTCGACGGCTACCCCCGTACCGAGGCGCAGGTCCATGAGCTGGACGCCATGCTGGCCGAGGCCGGCCTGGCTCTGGACGTCGTCCTGGAGATCACGGCCGACGCTGAGGTCGTGGTGCAGCGTCTGCTCAAGCGCGCCACCGAGCAGAACCGGGCCGACGACACCGAGCCGGTGATCCGTCGTCGCCTTGAGGTCTACGCCGAGCAGACGGAGCCGCTCGCGGCCCTGTACGACTCCAAGGGGCTGCTGGTGCGTGTGGACGGCATCGGCGAGATCGACGAGGTCACCGAGCGCATCATGAGCGCGCTCGCCTCGAAGGGCGTCGGCGCCTGA
- the secY gene encoding preprotein translocase subunit SecY: MLSAFMQAFRTPDLRKKLLFTLGIMALFRFGSVLPTPGVDMRNVRQCIGESQDAGLLSLINIFSGGALLQLSVFALGIMPYITASIIIQLLRVVIPRFEELHKEGQAGTAKLTEYTRYLTIGLGVLQSATIVATASSGNLFTGCSVAVIPDSSAVNLALMIITMTAGTGLIMWLGELITEKGIGNGMSLLIFTSIVARMPQNLFSILGGNGGASKFLTVLAVILLATVAVVFIEQATRRIPVQYAKRMIGRRQYGGSTTYIPIKINTAGVIPVIFASSILSMPQLIAQFGSPTSSWVQWISTNLRQTDPVYLIGYGLLILFFTFFYTTITFNPEEIADNMKKYGGFIPGIRAGEPTVTYLSYVINRVTTAGSVYLLVLALLPTLAVTWLGLSQNLPFGGTTILIMVGVGLQTVKEINSQLQQRHYEGFLS; this comes from the coding sequence TCGGTGCTGCCGACGCCTGGCGTGGACATGAGGAACGTCCGGCAGTGCATCGGTGAGAGCCAGGACGCTGGGCTTCTGAGCCTGATCAACATCTTCTCCGGCGGGGCGCTCCTCCAGCTCAGCGTCTTCGCGCTGGGGATCATGCCCTACATCACCGCGTCGATCATCATCCAGCTGCTGCGCGTGGTGATCCCCCGCTTCGAGGAGCTGCACAAGGAGGGGCAGGCCGGCACGGCCAAGCTCACGGAGTACACCCGTTACCTCACGATCGGCCTGGGCGTGCTCCAGTCGGCCACCATCGTGGCGACCGCCTCCTCCGGCAACCTGTTCACGGGCTGCTCCGTCGCCGTCATCCCCGACTCCTCGGCCGTCAACCTCGCTCTTATGATCATCACGATGACCGCAGGAACCGGCCTGATCATGTGGCTGGGTGAGCTCATCACCGAGAAGGGCATCGGCAACGGCATGTCGCTGCTCATCTTCACCTCGATCGTGGCACGTATGCCCCAGAACCTCTTCTCGATCCTGGGTGGCAACGGCGGTGCGTCGAAGTTCCTCACCGTGCTGGCTGTCATCCTGCTGGCGACCGTGGCCGTGGTCTTCATCGAGCAGGCCACCCGGCGCATCCCGGTTCAGTACGCCAAGCGCATGATCGGCCGTCGTCAGTACGGTGGCTCGACCACCTACATCCCGATCAAGATCAACACTGCGGGCGTCATCCCCGTCATCTTCGCGTCCTCGATCCTGTCCATGCCCCAGCTCATCGCCCAGTTCGGCTCGCCGACGAGCTCGTGGGTCCAGTGGATCTCGACGAACCTGCGCCAGACCGACCCGGTCTACCTCATTGGGTACGGCCTACTCATCCTCTTCTTCACCTTCTTCTACACCACGATCACCTTCAACCCGGAAGAGATTGCGGACAACATGAAGAAGTACGGCGGTTTCATCCCGGGCATCCGTGCCGGTGAGCCGACCGTCACCTACCTCTCCTACGTCATCAACCGCGTGACCACCGCTGGTTCGGTCTACCTGCTGGTCCTGGCCCTGCTGCCGACCCTGGCCGTCACCTGGCTCGGACTGTCTCAGAACCTGCCCTTCGGTGGTACGACGATCCTCATCATGGTCGGCGTCGGTCTGCAGACGGTCAAGGAGATCAACTCCCAGCTCCAGCAGCGCCACTACGAAGGGTTCCTCTCATGA